One part of the Arthrobacter tumbae genome encodes these proteins:
- the lepB gene encoding signal peptidase I, with amino-acid sequence MAHSTIEKHGAIPLRVAVVLVCCLAALLALRIWVLEPLIVASDSMEPTVPEGSTVLLLKSPSFEAGSLVSFRSPIDDALTLKRVVAVAGQTVAFEDALLVIDGREIPEPFVDHSRIDGTYFGPVTVPAGHVFVLGDNRGRSIDSRDFGAIPVHSIEATVLWPSP; translated from the coding sequence GTGGCTCACAGCACCATCGAGAAACACGGGGCCATACCGTTGCGTGTGGCAGTCGTACTGGTCTGCTGCCTGGCGGCCCTGCTGGCACTGCGCATCTGGGTACTCGAACCGTTGATCGTGGCTTCGGACAGCATGGAGCCGACGGTCCCCGAGGGCAGCACCGTCCTGCTGCTGAAGTCACCCAGCTTTGAGGCCGGCTCCCTGGTGTCTTTCCGCAGTCCCATCGACGACGCCTTGACCCTCAAGCGGGTCGTTGCCGTCGCGGGTCAAACGGTGGCTTTCGAAGATGCATTGCTGGTGATTGACGGTCGGGAGATACCTGAGCCGTTCGTGGACCACAGCCGCATAGACGGTACTTACTTCGGGCCGGTGACGGTTCCGGCCGGGCATGTTTTTGTGCTGGGAGACAACCGTGGACGGTCAATCGATTCACGGGACTTCGGCGCTATCCCCGTCCACAGCATCGAAGCGACAGTGCTGTGGCCTTCACCTTAG